Proteins from one Dysgonomonas sp. HDW5A genomic window:
- the rny gene encoding ribonuclease Y has translation MEIVFTIIAFIGGVVVAWLVLNFVTNARLKRRIEESEREAEVIKKNKLLEVKEQALQMKAEFEKQVNARTSKLQVAENKVKQREQTLNQKQEEIQRRKSEVEAIKDNLDSQLEIVDKKKQDLDKLHKQEVERLEALSGLSADEIKAKLVEALKDEAKSDAQSFITEIVEEAKMTANKEAKKIVVQTIQRVATETAIENAITVFHIDSDEVKGRIIGREGRNIRALEAATGVEIVVDDTPEAIVISGFDPVRREIARLALHQLVADGRIHPARIEEVVSKVKKQIEEEIIETGKRTAIDLGIHGLHPEMIRMIGKMKYRSSYGQNLLQHARETANLCAIMAAELGLNVKKAKRAGLLHDIGKVPDDEPELPHALLGMKLAEKYKEKPDICNAIGAHHDEIEMTTLLAPIVQVCDAISGARPGARREIVEAYIKRLNDLEQLAMSYPGVLKTYAIQAGRELRVIVGADKVDDVETEKLSAEIAKKIQDEMTYPGQVKITVIRETRAVSFAK, from the coding sequence ATGGAAATAGTATTTACGATAATCGCCTTCATTGGAGGTGTAGTAGTAGCTTGGCTCGTTCTTAACTTTGTAACAAATGCGAGACTAAAAAGACGTATTGAAGAATCGGAACGTGAAGCTGAGGTAATTAAGAAAAATAAATTACTCGAAGTAAAAGAGCAAGCCTTACAAATGAAGGCGGAGTTTGAAAAACAAGTAAATGCCCGTACTTCGAAATTGCAGGTTGCCGAAAATAAAGTAAAGCAACGAGAGCAAACACTCAATCAAAAGCAAGAAGAAATACAACGCCGAAAAAGCGAAGTAGAAGCTATCAAAGACAACCTTGATAGTCAGTTGGAAATAGTCGATAAGAAAAAGCAAGATCTTGATAAACTTCACAAGCAAGAAGTAGAAAGACTTGAAGCTCTGTCGGGATTGTCGGCAGACGAAATAAAAGCTAAATTGGTGGAAGCCTTAAAAGATGAGGCAAAATCTGATGCACAGTCGTTTATTACCGAGATTGTAGAAGAGGCTAAAATGACGGCCAATAAAGAGGCTAAGAAAATTGTAGTTCAAACCATACAAAGGGTTGCTACAGAAACAGCAATTGAAAATGCCATTACTGTTTTCCATATTGATTCGGACGAAGTTAAAGGACGTATCATCGGACGTGAAGGACGTAATATCAGAGCACTTGAGGCTGCTACGGGTGTTGAAATCGTAGTAGATGATACCCCAGAGGCAATTGTAATTTCAGGGTTTGATCCTGTAAGAAGAGAAATCGCACGTTTAGCGCTGCACCAATTAGTAGCAGACGGACGTATTCACCCTGCAAGAATCGAAGAGGTTGTTTCTAAAGTTAAGAAACAAATTGAAGAAGAAATAATTGAAACAGGTAAGCGAACAGCCATCGATTTAGGTATACACGGTTTGCATCCCGAAATGATCCGTATGATCGGTAAAATGAAATACAGATCGTCTTATGGACAGAACTTATTGCAACATGCTCGTGAGACAGCCAATTTGTGCGCGATAATGGCAGCTGAATTGGGTCTTAACGTGAAGAAAGCAAAACGAGCAGGTCTGTTGCATGATATAGGTAAAGTGCCGGATGATGAGCCGGAATTACCTCACGCATTGTTAGGTATGAAGCTTGCCGAAAAATATAAAGAAAAACCGGATATTTGTAATGCAATAGGTGCTCACCACGATGAGATCGAAATGACAACATTGCTAGCACCAATCGTTCAGGTTTGTGATGCTATATCGGGAGCTCGTCCCGGTGCACGTCGCGAGATCGTAGAGGCTTATATCAAGCGTTTGAATGATTTGGAGCAATTGGCAATGTCTTATCCAGGTGTGTTAAAAACATATGCAATACAAGCCGGTCGTGAGCTTCGTGTTATTGTTGGAGCAGACAAAGTGGATGATGTGGAAACAGAAAAATTGTCAGCTGAAATAGCTAAGAAAATTCAAGACGAGATGACGTATCCCGGACAAGTGAAGATTACTGTAATTCGAGAAACTAGAGCTGTAAGTTTCGCTAAATAA
- the zapA gene encoding cell division protein ZapA has translation MSEHFIITLRVLDRSYRLRIHRKDEKKYRDAAVAIEKKTNQYRNYFAESESKSLLERDYLTMTTIQALSDTAELEANNKLFEDKVKSLIDELDIYLKNSK, from the coding sequence ATGAGTGAGCATTTTATCATAACATTACGTGTCTTAGATCGGTCGTATCGGTTGAGAATTCATCGTAAAGATGAAAAAAAGTACCGGGATGCCGCTGTGGCAATAGAAAAGAAAACGAATCAATATAGGAATTATTTTGCCGAGTCTGAATCCAAAAGCTTGCTGGAAAGAGATTATCTAACGATGACTACCATTCAGGCGCTGTCGGATACCGCAGAACTCGAGGCTAATAATAAGTTGTTTGAGGATAAGGTCAAATCCCTGATTGATGAATTGGATATTTACCTTAAAAATTCTAAGTAG
- a CDS encoding septal ring lytic transglycosylase RlpA family protein, with protein sequence MKRTLTLLLFLSLCAVIINAQTPSNVETGKATYYGKKFNNRRTASGTVYKRDHFVCAHRTYPFGTKLLIKNLKNEKEVIVEVIDRGPFKKGRVIDISYIAAKELDMIHHGVTTVEVSEYIEPDTLSILEAANSIKTDTIIEPLIN encoded by the coding sequence ATGAAAAGAACTCTTACTCTACTATTATTTCTGTCTTTGTGTGCAGTAATAATCAATGCACAAACCCCTTCCAATGTCGAAACAGGTAAAGCGACTTATTATGGCAAGAAGTTCAATAATCGCAGAACAGCCAGTGGAACAGTCTACAAAAGAGATCATTTTGTATGTGCTCACAGAACATATCCTTTCGGCACAAAACTTCTCATAAAAAATCTCAAAAACGAAAAAGAAGTTATAGTTGAAGTTATAGACCGTGGTCCCTTCAAAAAAGGGAGGGTTATCGACATATCATATATTGCCGCCAAAGAATTGGATATGATACATCATGGAGTTACAACGGTAGAGGTATCGGAGTACATAGAACCCGATACTTTATCCATACTGGAAGCAGCTAATTCTATAAAAACGGATACGATAATTGAACCTCTTATAAACTAA
- a CDS encoding calcium-translocating P-type ATPase, PMCA-type produces MEHKNHRTGLTDAQVLESRKKYGENVLTPPEKEPLWKLFLEKFEDPIIRILLIAAFLSLGIAIVEHITKGEGHYSETIGIFCAIFLATGVAFWFEMDANKKFDILNQVNDDDLVMVIRNNNVCQVSKRDIVVGDTVLLEIGNEVPADGELVEAVNVQMDESCLTGEPSIDKTIDPNEFEEGVTYPSNYVLRGTKVINGHGAMIVAKVGDATEFGQVAEKSAEMVEGQTPLNRQLDSLAKFIGVVGMVLAVLTFAVLFIKDIFFNASPDAPQYSLGQLGLVGAVIIGAVIALSKVWIPIVYDAFELMGKDKEIPDSVENGGWLKWMGIGVLTSIVLATIGFAFGVNPLEPTSWVSLDTAGHILQYFMVAVTLVVVAVPEGLPMSVTLSLALSMRRMLKANNLVRKMHACETMGATTVICTDKTGTLTQNQMQVSYTNFYSLHDQKLGDDETSKMIIEHISTNSTAFLDFSDASKAKALGNPTEGALLLWLNSNNINYLDERESTKVIEQLPFSTERKYMATIVESNASAKSRRIMYIKGAPEIVLEKCSVVQTENGAVPVSELKEKIEEQLLQYQNQAMRTLGFAYKIADESTAIDAHDKDFIFQGITAISDPVRTDVPHAVTECLQAGINVKIVTGDTYATAREIGRQIGIWKDDKDSDLNIITGPDFEALSDQEALNRIKGLKIMCRARPSDKQRLVSLLKQSGEIVAVTGDGTNDAPALNHADVGLSMGSGTSVAKEASDITLLDDSFSSIAVAVMWGRSLYQNIQRFIIFQLTINVAALLLVFLGSIFGHDLPLTVTQMLWVNLIMDTFAAGALASLPPNPNVMNNKPRKNTDFIITPPMRSKILFVGLIFVAVLMAMLFYFNVQANLDTFFDYIDADHRYAYFLSYFFTVFVLLQFWNMFNAKAFQTGKSAFAGMKDSFGFIIVAGIILAGQMLIVTFGGDVFRTVPLLAKDWGIIIAATSSVLWIGELGRLFTKK; encoded by the coding sequence ATGGAACATAAAAATCACCGCACAGGACTTACCGATGCGCAAGTTCTCGAAAGCCGGAAAAAGTACGGAGAAAACGTGCTTACCCCTCCCGAAAAAGAACCGCTATGGAAACTTTTTTTGGAGAAATTTGAAGATCCGATTATTCGTATATTACTGATTGCTGCATTTCTTTCATTAGGAATAGCAATAGTAGAACACATAACCAAAGGTGAAGGACATTACTCTGAAACAATTGGTATTTTTTGTGCCATATTCTTGGCAACCGGAGTTGCTTTCTGGTTTGAAATGGATGCAAATAAAAAATTCGACATCTTAAATCAAGTGAACGATGACGACTTAGTGATGGTTATCCGCAACAACAATGTATGTCAGGTATCAAAACGTGACATTGTGGTTGGAGATACTGTTTTACTTGAAATAGGAAATGAAGTTCCTGCTGATGGAGAATTAGTAGAAGCTGTAAATGTGCAGATGGACGAATCGTGCCTGACAGGTGAGCCAAGCATCGATAAAACCATAGACCCCAACGAATTTGAAGAAGGGGTTACCTATCCTTCCAATTATGTATTGCGTGGCACTAAAGTGATCAACGGTCATGGAGCGATGATTGTTGCAAAAGTAGGTGATGCCACTGAATTTGGGCAGGTTGCCGAAAAATCGGCTGAAATGGTCGAAGGTCAGACTCCACTTAATCGCCAATTAGATTCTTTAGCTAAATTTATCGGTGTTGTAGGTATGGTATTGGCTGTACTCACTTTTGCTGTACTATTTATCAAAGATATCTTTTTCAACGCCTCTCCCGATGCTCCACAATATTCTCTTGGACAATTAGGATTAGTGGGTGCTGTAATAATAGGTGCTGTAATTGCCTTATCTAAAGTGTGGATTCCAATAGTATACGATGCTTTTGAATTAATGGGCAAAGATAAAGAAATCCCTGACAGTGTAGAAAACGGCGGCTGGCTCAAATGGATGGGTATCGGAGTTCTTACATCTATAGTTCTGGCTACCATAGGTTTTGCTTTTGGAGTAAATCCGCTAGAACCAACTTCATGGGTATCATTGGATACTGCAGGGCATATTTTACAATATTTCATGGTAGCTGTAACATTGGTTGTAGTTGCCGTTCCCGAAGGACTTCCAATGAGTGTAACTTTAAGCTTAGCTCTTAGTATGCGTCGTATGCTAAAAGCAAACAACTTAGTACGCAAAATGCATGCTTGCGAAACAATGGGAGCAACAACTGTTATTTGTACCGATAAAACAGGAACGCTTACCCAAAACCAAATGCAGGTTTCTTATACCAATTTCTATAGTCTTCACGACCAGAAATTAGGAGATGATGAAACCAGCAAAATGATTATCGAACATATTTCAACCAACTCTACTGCATTCCTCGATTTTTCGGATGCTTCGAAAGCTAAGGCTTTAGGAAATCCAACGGAAGGAGCTTTACTTTTATGGTTGAACAGCAATAATATTAATTATCTGGACGAGAGAGAAAGCACAAAGGTTATTGAGCAACTTCCTTTCTCTACCGAGCGTAAATACATGGCTACTATCGTAGAATCAAATGCGTCTGCGAAATCAAGAAGAATCATGTACATAAAAGGTGCTCCGGAAATTGTTCTCGAAAAATGTTCTGTTGTTCAAACAGAGAACGGAGCGGTACCTGTATCTGAATTGAAAGAAAAGATAGAAGAGCAACTTTTGCAATATCAGAATCAAGCAATGCGTACATTGGGCTTTGCTTACAAAATTGCAGATGAATCGACTGCTATAGATGCTCATGACAAAGATTTTATCTTCCAAGGTATTACTGCTATTTCTGACCCTGTTCGTACAGATGTGCCCCATGCGGTGACCGAGTGTCTGCAAGCAGGCATCAACGTAAAAATAGTTACCGGTGACACCTATGCGACTGCTCGCGAGATCGGACGCCAGATAGGTATATGGAAAGATGATAAAGATTCTGACCTGAATATTATAACAGGTCCCGACTTCGAAGCGTTATCAGACCAAGAAGCTCTAAATAGAATAAAGGGTCTTAAGATAATGTGCCGTGCACGTCCATCCGACAAACAACGTTTAGTATCATTACTGAAACAATCGGGCGAAATTGTAGCTGTTACAGGTGATGGAACAAATGATGCTCCGGCACTTAATCATGCTGACGTAGGTCTTTCGATGGGATCGGGAACATCCGTGGCAAAAGAAGCCAGTGATATCACTTTGCTGGACGATTCATTCAGCAGTATTGCTGTTGCTGTTATGTGGGGACGTTCGCTTTATCAAAATATTCAGCGCTTCATCATATTCCAATTAACAATAAACGTTGCGGCTCTTCTTCTTGTATTTTTAGGTTCCATTTTCGGACATGATTTACCTCTGACGGTAACTCAGATGTTGTGGGTAAACCTTATCATGGACACATTTGCAGCAGGAGCTTTGGCTTCATTACCTCCTAATCCGAATGTAATGAATAACAAGCCTCGTAAAAATACAGACTTTATTATCACCCCTCCAATGAGAAGCAAAATCTTATTTGTCGGTTTAATATTTGTAGCTGTTTTAATGGCGATGCTATTCTACTTTAATGTACAAGCAAATCTGGATACATTCTTCGATTATATAGATGCAGACCATCGTTATGCTTATTTCTTGTCCTATTTCTTTACTGTATTCGTTTTACTACAGTTCTGGAATATGTTCAATGCAAAAGCTTTCCAAACCGGAAAATCAGCCTTTGCAGGAATGAAAGATAGCTTCGGATTTATAATCGTGGCAGGAATTATATTGGCAGGACAAATGCTTATTGTAACATTTGGTGGAGATGTATTCCGTACAGTTCCTCTACTTGCTAAAGATTGGGGAATCATTATAGCTGCTACATCTTCAGTATTGTGGATAGGTGAACTTGGTAGACTATTTACAAAAAAGTAA
- a CDS encoding P-II family nitrogen regulator, whose translation MKKIEAIVRKSKFTEVRTALHAADIDFLSWWDVKGQGDAKQGLIFRGIAYDINAIDRIYISFVVRNINVEKSIDAILKSAFTGESGDGRIFVSSIEQSIRIRTGDHGDESLYNKEEE comes from the coding sequence ATGAAAAAAATTGAAGCCATTGTTCGTAAATCTAAATTTACCGAAGTACGAACAGCTCTACACGCAGCAGATATAGACTTCCTTTCATGGTGGGATGTGAAAGGACAAGGTGATGCTAAACAAGGATTAATATTCAGAGGTATCGCCTACGATATTAATGCCATCGACAGGATCTACATATCATTTGTAGTCAGAAATATTAATGTTGAAAAATCAATCGATGCAATACTAAAATCGGCATTTACGGGAGAAAGCGGAGACGGACGCATATTTGTTTCGTCAATAGAACAATCGATACGAATTCGCACAGGTGATCACGGAGACGAGTCTCTTTATAATAAAGAAGAAGAATAA
- a CDS encoding ammonium transporter: MAQEVTETVPAATLDSGNTAWIIVATVLVLMMTIPGLALFYGGLVRQKNVLSILMQCLILTAVITIEWFAIGYSWVFGTSFMESGSSLGAVIGGFDKVFLHGITLETLTAGNIPEILFALFQCMFAVITPALIIGAFAERIKFSGFLLFSILWALFIYNPMAHWVWGGGWLQQMGAIDFAGGTVVHINAGISALVMAIMLGRRKGYRTTGHPVTPHNIPFVVMGTALLWLGWIGFNAGSGLAADGLAANAFLVTHFATAVAAVTWMSLEWIINKKPTVVGICTGAVAGLVAITPAAGTVDVMGAFFIGLIASLICFIMVAYVKPKLKYDDSLDAFGVHGIGGLVGAILTGVFATQFVTGADGVQGALFGNWDQLLIQIIASGASIAFSAIGTFVLFFIVDKLVGLRVSKEDESIGLDISQHGEIAYTEDE, encoded by the coding sequence ATGGCTCAGGAAGTCACAGAAACAGTTCCCGCAGCAACTTTAGATTCGGGAAATACAGCATGGATTATAGTAGCAACCGTATTGGTATTAATGATGACCATACCGGGGTTGGCTCTATTCTATGGCGGATTGGTTCGTCAAAAAAATGTACTGAGCATTCTTATGCAATGTCTTATCCTCACAGCAGTTATTACCATCGAATGGTTTGCAATTGGGTATAGTTGGGTATTCGGCACAAGTTTTATGGAAAGTGGCAGTTCCCTGGGAGCTGTAATCGGAGGTTTCGATAAAGTATTTTTACATGGTATAACGCTTGAGACTTTGACAGCAGGAAATATTCCGGAGATACTATTTGCTTTATTTCAATGTATGTTTGCTGTTATTACCCCTGCTCTGATAATCGGGGCGTTTGCCGAAAGAATAAAATTCTCGGGGTTTCTTCTTTTCAGCATCCTATGGGCACTTTTCATTTATAACCCTATGGCTCACTGGGTTTGGGGAGGCGGCTGGCTTCAACAAATGGGAGCTATTGACTTTGCCGGAGGTACAGTAGTACACATCAATGCAGGTATATCGGCTCTGGTAATGGCCATAATGTTGGGACGTCGTAAGGGATATCGCACTACAGGACACCCTGTAACACCACACAATATACCTTTCGTAGTAATGGGTACAGCTTTACTATGGTTAGGATGGATTGGCTTTAATGCAGGTAGTGGATTAGCAGCCGATGGTCTGGCAGCCAATGCTTTTCTGGTAACACACTTTGCGACAGCAGTTGCAGCTGTTACATGGATGTCTCTGGAATGGATTATCAATAAAAAACCAACCGTTGTAGGTATTTGTACAGGTGCAGTTGCCGGATTAGTTGCTATCACACCGGCAGCAGGTACAGTTGATGTAATGGGTGCATTTTTTATCGGACTTATTGCCTCTTTAATCTGCTTTATTATGGTGGCATATGTAAAACCCAAACTAAAATACGACGATTCTCTGGATGCATTTGGGGTACATGGTATCGGAGGGCTTGTAGGTGCTATACTTACAGGAGTATTCGCTACTCAGTTTGTAACAGGAGCAGACGGGGTTCAAGGTGCTTTGTTTGGCAATTGGGATCAACTATTGATACAAATAATAGCCAGTGGAGCTTCTATTGCATTTAGTGCTATCGGTACTTTCGTACTATTTTTTATTGTTGATAAACTGGTAGGCTTACGGGTTAGCAAAGAGGACGAATCTATCGGTCTTGATATTTCTCAACATGGAGAAATTGCATATACCGAAGATGAGTAA
- the proS gene encoding proline--tRNA ligase, whose translation MAKELKELTPRSQDYSQWYLDLVLKADLAENSAVRGCMVIKPYGYAIWEKIQRQLDDMFKETGHENAYFPLFIPKSFLSKEADHVEGFAKECAVVTHYRLKNDPEGKGVIVDPEAKLEEELIIRPTSETIIWNTYRNWIQSYRDLPILINQWANVVRWEMRTRLFLRTAEFLWQEGHTAHATKAEAEEESQKMLEVYAEFAEKYMAMPVVRGVKSASERFAGAIDTYTIEALMQDGKALQSGTSHFLGQNFAKAFDVKFTDKEGKQDYVWATSWGVSTRLIGALIMAHSDDNGLVLPPKLAPYQVVIVPIYRSEEQLAQINEKVKGIISALKNLGISVKYDNADNKKPGWKFSEYELKGVPVRLAMGGRDLENNTIEVARRDTLTKETVSCDNLDLYIKNLLNDIQENIYKKAFDFRTASTINVDSYDEFKVKIEEGGFIMAHWDGTPETEEKIKNETKATIRCIPLEGDKTPGKCMVTGNPSAQRVVFARAY comes from the coding sequence ATGGCAAAAGAGCTTAAAGAACTGACTCCAAGAAGTCAGGATTATAGTCAATGGTATCTTGATTTGGTACTAAAAGCAGATTTAGCAGAAAACTCTGCTGTACGTGGATGTATGGTTATTAAACCATACGGATATGCAATATGGGAAAAAATCCAACGTCAGTTGGATGATATGTTCAAAGAAACAGGTCACGAAAATGCATATTTCCCGCTTTTCATACCCAAATCGTTCTTAAGCAAAGAAGCCGATCACGTTGAAGGGTTTGCCAAAGAATGTGCTGTTGTAACTCACTACCGCTTAAAAAACGATCCCGAAGGAAAGGGTGTAATAGTAGATCCGGAAGCTAAACTAGAAGAAGAACTTATCATTCGACCAACATCGGAAACTATTATTTGGAATACATATCGTAACTGGATTCAATCGTATCGCGATCTTCCTATACTGATAAATCAATGGGCTAATGTGGTTCGATGGGAAATGCGTACACGCTTGTTCCTTCGTACTGCCGAATTCCTTTGGCAAGAAGGTCATACTGCGCATGCAACCAAAGCAGAAGCAGAGGAAGAGTCTCAAAAGATGCTCGAAGTATATGCTGAATTTGCAGAGAAATACATGGCAATGCCTGTAGTAAGAGGTGTAAAATCGGCTTCGGAACGTTTTGCAGGAGCTATCGACACATATACTATTGAAGCTCTGATGCAAGATGGAAAAGCACTTCAATCGGGAACTTCTCACTTCTTGGGACAAAATTTCGCTAAAGCATTTGATGTGAAGTTTACTGATAAAGAAGGTAAACAAGATTATGTTTGGGCAACATCATGGGGAGTTTCTACCCGTTTGATCGGTGCACTTATTATGGCTCACTCCGATGATAATGGTCTTGTACTTCCTCCTAAATTGGCTCCATACCAAGTGGTAATCGTGCCTATTTACCGTAGCGAAGAGCAATTAGCTCAGATCAACGAAAAAGTAAAAGGAATTATTTCTGCTCTAAAAAATCTGGGAATCAGTGTAAAATACGATAATGCAGATAATAAAAAACCGGGATGGAAATTCTCTGAATACGAACTTAAGGGCGTACCTGTTCGTCTGGCAATGGGTGGTCGTGATCTTGAGAACAACACAATCGAAGTTGCTCGCCGCGATACTCTAACTAAAGAAACTGTTTCGTGTGACAACTTGGATCTATATATCAAAAACCTTTTGAATGACATTCAAGAGAATATCTACAAGAAAGCTTTTGATTTCAGAACAGCAAGCACAATCAATGTAGATTCATACGATGAGTTTAAAGTAAAAATAGAAGAAGGCGGATTCATTATGGCTCATTGGGATGGAACTCCCGAAACTGAGGAAAAAATCAAAAATGAAACCAAAGCAACCATCCGTTGTATACCTTTAGAGGGAGATAAAACTCCAGGCAAATGTATGGTTACAGGTAACCCATCAGCTCAACGAGTAGTATTTGCAAGAGCATATTAA
- the eis gene encoding enhanced intracellular survival protein Eis: MERSKIREKLVLKPFGLEYLDQFNELLRYVFQVTNNDIQQSGYEDGEIVKSKRPILKNADVIGWFNEDQLVSQLCIYPCQVNIHGTIFSMGGLTGVGTYPEYANLGLMNDLIKSGLQIMKNKGQWISYLYPYSIPYYRRKGWEIMSDHLTFTIKDSQIPKNISVKGFAERLPVTDPDVISVYDKFARSNHGALIRGNQEWEEYWRWENEDERTAAVYYDKEDVPQGYILYWIEEDIFHIKDIIYLNQEARVGLWNFVYAHYSMVDEVQGNIYKNDPLHFLLDDGQIKETIEPYYMARIVDVTEFLNNFPFKDSDIFTPFHFVVSDTIAEWNQGVFGLVKNEKGKLTHTNEAVGNPVYLDIQTLTTMLMSYRSPSYLHKIERLQADENTLEILEQIIPDNQPYFSDYF, translated from the coding sequence ATGGAAAGAAGTAAAATAAGAGAGAAGTTAGTATTAAAACCTTTTGGGCTTGAATATCTGGATCAGTTTAATGAACTGTTGCGGTATGTATTTCAGGTAACGAATAACGATATTCAACAAAGTGGGTATGAGGATGGTGAGATTGTAAAATCGAAACGTCCCATACTTAAAAATGCAGATGTTATCGGATGGTTTAACGAAGATCAGTTGGTTTCTCAACTCTGTATTTATCCATGTCAGGTAAATATTCATGGAACAATATTTTCGATGGGAGGTTTGACAGGAGTGGGTACATACCCCGAATACGCCAATCTTGGTTTAATGAACGATCTTATAAAATCAGGATTGCAGATAATGAAAAATAAGGGGCAATGGATTTCTTATCTTTATCCTTATTCGATACCCTATTATCGACGCAAAGGGTGGGAGATCATGTCCGATCACTTGACTTTTACGATAAAAGATAGTCAGATACCTAAAAATATTTCGGTAAAAGGTTTTGCAGAAAGATTACCCGTAACCGATCCCGATGTGATTTCGGTATATGATAAATTTGCTCGGAGTAATCATGGAGCCTTAATTCGTGGTAATCAAGAGTGGGAAGAGTATTGGAGATGGGAAAACGAAGATGAAAGAACAGCCGCTGTTTATTATGATAAGGAAGATGTTCCTCAAGGATATATCTTATATTGGATAGAAGAAGATATTTTTCATATCAAAGATATTATTTACTTAAATCAAGAAGCTAGAGTAGGGCTTTGGAATTTTGTTTATGCCCATTATTCGATGGTTGATGAGGTGCAGGGAAATATTTATAAAAACGATCCTCTTCACTTTCTTTTGGATGACGGACAGATCAAAGAGACCATAGAGCCTTATTATATGGCTCGGATAGTTGACGTGACTGAATTTCTCAATAATTTTCCGTTTAAAGATTCGGATATATTTACACCTTTCCATTTTGTGGTATCTGATACTATTGCCGAATGGAATCAGGGTGTATTTGGTCTGGTGAAGAATGAAAAAGGTAAACTTACTCATACAAATGAAGCAGTCGGTAATCCTGTATATCTGGATATTCAGACATTGACCACCATGTTGATGTCGTATCGAAGTCCCTCGTATCTGCATAAAATTGAACGACTGCAAGCAGACGAAAATACACTTGAAATACTAGAGCAAATAATACCCGATAATCAGCCCTATTTTTCTGATTATTTCTAA
- a CDS encoding endonuclease/exonuclease/phosphatase family protein, whose product MKQFFISAVLLMAAFAVNAQSFNVGTYNVRNDNASDVGNMWKDRSPYIAKLVQYHDFDFFGTQEALPNQLQDMKAALPGYDYYGEGRDGNGQGEHSAIYYKTSKYQLLGKGDFWLSATPDVPSKSWDAPCCNRICTWVELQDKKTGKQFFVFSAHYDYEKDYARNESSKLILAKIKEIAGDKPVIFMGDLNGGMDSSWAQLINNSGVLRDTYYDVEQPYANNSSFNAWGKPLDKLDDLDRGIISNNEILDHIYFSKHFKTNRWGMLTDTYNIGKFPSDHFPVLVNAEWVK is encoded by the coding sequence ATGAAACAATTTTTTATCAGTGCAGTACTGTTAATGGCTGCCTTTGCTGTGAATGCACAAAGCTTTAATGTCGGAACTTATAATGTAAGAAACGATAATGCATCGGATGTTGGTAATATGTGGAAAGACCGTTCTCCTTATATTGCCAAATTAGTACAATATCATGATTTCGATTTTTTCGGTACACAGGAAGCTTTACCTAATCAGCTACAGGATATGAAAGCTGCCTTACCCGGTTATGATTACTACGGTGAGGGTCGGGACGGAAACGGACAAGGAGAACATTCTGCGATATACTATAAAACAAGCAAATATCAATTGTTAGGCAAGGGTGATTTCTGGTTATCTGCTACACCCGATGTGCCCTCTAAAAGCTGGGACGCACCTTGTTGCAATCGTATTTGTACATGGGTTGAATTGCAGGATAAAAAGACGGGTAAGCAATTTTTTGTTTTCAGTGCTCACTATGATTATGAAAAAGATTATGCACGTAACGAAAGTAGTAAGCTAATACTAGCTAAAATAAAAGAAATAGCAGGTGATAAGCCTGTAATATTTATGGGTGACCTCAATGGAGGAATGGATAGCTCATGGGCTCAACTGATTAATAATTCAGGGGTATTGAGAGATACTTATTATGATGTTGAACAACCCTATGCCAATAACTCATCGTTTAATGCTTGGGGAAAACCTCTTGATAAACTGGATGATTTGGATAGGGGTATTATAAGCAATAACGAAATATTGGATCATATTTATTTCAGCAAGCATTTCAAAACGAACAGATGGGGAATGTTAACCGATACTTATAACATCGGTAAATTTCCCTCGGATCATTTTCCCGTATTAGTAAATGCAGAGTGGGTAAAATAA